One window from the genome of Mumia sp. ZJ1417 encodes:
- a CDS encoding cold-shock protein yields MSQGTVKWFNDEKGFGFIAQDGGGDDVFVHYTAITGNGFRTLAENQRVEFDVTQGQKGPQAENVRAI; encoded by the coding sequence ATGTCGCAAGGCACCGTGAAGTGGTTCAACGACGAGAAGGGCTTCGGCTTCATCGCGCAAGACGGTGGCGGTGACGACGTGTTCGTCCACTACACCGCAATCACTGGGAACGGCTTCCGCACGCTGGCCGAGAACCAGCGCGTCGAGTTCGACGTCACCCAGGGCCAGAAGGGCCCGCAGGCGGAGAACGTTCGCGCCATCTGA
- a CDS encoding helix-turn-helix domain-containing protein, with protein MTAPRTEASTSGIDLRSLYRIRSDVLAGRSPEHEPRALVRASWDRTRTLGLTPDGTPPEPPVAAAEVEAERAASALRPMVDQLSDLLRGAVNSAGMLLAITSADARILWRAGSGPLRRHADELGMVPGATWAEGNVGTNAIGTALVEGVPVGIHAAEHYAEDHLPWSCAAAPVRDPLTGDQIGVVDLSYRNPSVNPLALPHVVMAAQLAEAQLRQRYHDNADRLRTYAAPMLARLGGPALAVTRDGICAAAVGTEPPPRVDLPREIEPGSLWLPTLGNVIAEPVPDGWLLRLAHDGSDHEPTTRVRLDLTRTPAIVEVTGPSGSWSHALSPRHSEILLSLVRNPDGRSASELANDLFGNAARTVTVRAEMSRLRRTLGGVLGAMPYRVSEAVDIEVELPDDPAALIPGSAAPIVVSTRDDLAAELRERAESPPAGRHRAY; from the coding sequence ATGACCGCTCCGCGTACTGAGGCTTCGACGTCGGGTATCGATCTTCGCAGCCTCTACCGCATCCGCTCTGACGTCCTCGCCGGACGCTCGCCCGAGCACGAGCCGCGCGCCCTCGTTCGTGCCTCATGGGACCGCACCAGGACGCTCGGGCTCACCCCGGACGGCACACCGCCGGAGCCGCCGGTCGCTGCCGCCGAGGTCGAGGCCGAACGCGCGGCCAGCGCGCTGCGCCCGATGGTCGACCAGCTCAGCGACCTCTTGCGCGGCGCGGTCAACTCCGCAGGCATGCTGCTCGCGATCACCTCTGCCGACGCCCGCATCCTGTGGCGGGCCGGCTCCGGGCCCCTGCGCCGCCACGCCGACGAGCTCGGGATGGTCCCCGGTGCGACCTGGGCCGAGGGCAACGTGGGGACCAACGCGATCGGGACCGCGCTCGTCGAGGGTGTTCCGGTCGGCATCCATGCTGCCGAGCACTACGCCGAGGACCACCTCCCGTGGTCGTGCGCGGCCGCGCCTGTGCGCGACCCCCTGACCGGCGACCAGATCGGCGTGGTCGACCTCAGCTATCGCAACCCCAGCGTCAACCCGCTCGCACTCCCCCACGTCGTGATGGCCGCACAGCTCGCCGAGGCTCAGCTGCGCCAGCGCTACCACGACAACGCCGACCGGCTCCGCACCTACGCCGCACCGATGCTCGCACGGCTCGGAGGCCCCGCGCTGGCCGTGACCCGCGACGGGATCTGCGCCGCCGCCGTCGGCACCGAGCCACCGCCACGGGTGGACCTCCCTCGCGAGATCGAGCCTGGGTCGCTCTGGCTGCCGACCCTCGGCAACGTCATCGCCGAGCCCGTGCCGGACGGGTGGCTCCTGCGGCTCGCCCACGACGGCTCCGACCACGAGCCGACGACCCGTGTCCGTCTCGACCTCACCCGCACCCCGGCGATCGTCGAGGTGACGGGGCCGAGCGGCTCCTGGAGCCATGCCCTCTCCCCCCGGCACTCCGAGATCCTTCTGTCGCTGGTGCGCAACCCCGACGGCCGCTCGGCGTCCGAGCTCGCCAACGATCTCTTCGGCAACGCCGCCCGTACAGTGACCGTACGGGCCGAGATGTCGAGGCTGCGGCGGACCCTGGGCGGTGTCCTCGGGGCGATGCCATACCGGGTCAGCGAAGCCGTCGACATCGAGGTCGAGCTGCCGGACGACCCTGCGGCGCTCATCCCGGGCTCTGCGGCCCCGATCGTGGTGAGCACCCGTGACGACCTCGCGGCCGAGCTCCGCGAGCGTGCCGAGTCGCCGCCCGCCGGCCGCCACCGCGCCTACTGA